From Anopheles funestus chromosome 3RL, idAnoFuneDA-416_04, whole genome shotgun sequence, a single genomic window includes:
- the LOC125767765 gene encoding zinc finger BED domain-containing protein 4-like — MSDTWQHFVDYGKAGKCRYCPKMIAIANRSTSNLRRHIKSRHPSISLKKAEPSRTSPLTSKVVDQTESEPDGLMNIGYNPVNLASFIDQHEPLTAKKTSQLDEALLEMICHECVPFDIVEGDTFKKFIRLLNPNYELPSRKTLSNGLLMDNYLGVLDTVTESLFKTKSVALTMEGWTSSYNASYLTVTAHYINDDFELCSNLLECSEFSNHCAGHNIADWLKKVMAKFKIDHKIQAIVTNYAVNMKAAMDEINVPHLPCFAHTLNTIVQKAIQNSIIGTIGEIKQIVKYFKENSIAAQKIFDSQNKLNLPNVKLKQNVATRWNSTFDMIERFYKNKIPILTSLDAMGVKHNLSNNDWTIMEESIKVLANYDHATKVMLAEKSPTLSQIGLLTNILLKKTKTLLDDVMDSSVKKLGLSLVEGLSDSGKPYLQNPLVCRAMMLDPRIKGHGFENDMQRYEETYTNLIRTILPLKSQASSALQSVVQNSFASPSHENLFHEFATSVRCAQSKTPEIEAKFELDDYLKMNCIELSEDPYVWWKSNESIFPALFQVVQNVFYIPATSVPCERVFSKAGQIYCEKRSKLLPKKMSEILFLQHNSNQTIYDEDDDDDNNEDKSLHVPQHWLEKNGITFEAL; from the coding sequence ATGAGTGACACTTGGCAACATTTCGTGGATTATGGAAAGGCGGGCAAATGCCGCTATTGTCCAAAGATGATCGCGATCGCAAATAGATCAACCTCCAATTTACGGCGCCATATCAAATCAAGACATCCTTCCATCTCACTCAAAAAAGCTGAACCATCGAGGACTTCACCTTTAACATCGAAGGTCGTTGATCAAACCGAATCCGAACCAGATGGTTTAATGAACATAGGCTACAATCCGGTAAATCTGGCCAGTTTTATCGATCAACATGAACCCTtaacagcaaagaaaacaagtcAGTTGGATGAAGCTTTGCTAGAAATGATCTGCCATGAATGTGTACCGTTTGACATAGTAGAGGGAGATACATTTAAGAAATTTATTCGCTTACTCAATCCAAACTACGAACTACCTAGCCGTAAAACTTTATCAAATGGATTGCTCATGGATAATTATTTAGGGGTGTTAGATACGGTGACCGAAtctttgtttaaaacaaaatccgtAGCTTTGACAATGGAAGGCTGGACAAGTTCTTACAATGCAAGTTATTTAACAGTAACAGCCCACTACATAAATGACGATTTTGAATTATGCTCTAATTTGCTAGAGTGTTCTGAGTTTTCAAACCACTGCGCAGGTCACAATATAGCAGATTGGTTGAAGAAAGTAatggcaaaatttaaaattgaccATAAGATACAAGCAATTGTTACAAATTATGCGGTCAACATGAAGGCTGCGATGGATGAGATAAACGTGCCACATCTTCCGTGTTTTGCGCACACATTGAACACCATCGTACAAAAGGCTATACAAAATTCCATAATTGGCACGATTggtgaaattaaacaaattgtaaaatacTTCAAAGAAAATAGCATTGCCGCacaaaaaatttttgattCACAAAATAAGTTAAATCTACCAAATGTgaagttgaaacaaaatgttgCGACTAGATGGAATTCTACTTTTGACATGATTGAacgattttacaaaaataaaataccgaTACTTACTAGCTTAGATGCCATGGGCGTAAAACATAACTTATCAAACAACGATTGGACAATTATGGAAGAGAGTATTAAAGTTCTGGCGAATTACGATCATGCCACAAAAGTGATGCTGGCGGAAAAATCACCCACGCTATCACAGATAGGGCTTTTGACAAACatacttttgaaaaaaacaaaaacgcttctAGATGATGTGATGGATTCTTCCGTAAAAAAACTTGGCCTATCCTTGGTCGAAGGACTTTCCGATAGTGGCAAACCTTACCTGCAGAACCCATTAGTGTGCAGGGCAATGATGCTAGATCCAAGGATTAAAGGTCATGGATTTGAAAATGATATGCAGCGATATGAGGAAACGTATACAAACTTAATTAGAACGATTTTACCTTTAAAATCTCAAGCTTCTTCAGCGCTTCAGTCAGTTGTACAAAACTCGTTTGCTAGCCCTAGCCATGAGAACCTTTTTCATGAATTTGCAACAAGCGTTAGATGCGCTCAAAGTAAAACCCCGGAAATTGAAGCAAAGTTTGAACTCGATGATTACTTGAAAATGAACTGTATTGAACTAAGTGAAGATCCATATGTCTGGTGGAAAAGTAATGAAAGTATATTCCCAGCTTTGTTTCAAGTGGTTCAAAATGTATTTTACATACCTGCCACGTCGGTTCCATGTGAACGCGTCTTTTCCAAAGCTGGTCAAATATATTGCGAAAAACGGTCGAaacttttgcccaaaaaaatgtCGGAAATCTTGTTCCTACAACACAACAGTAACCAAACGATTTACGAtgaagatgacgatgatgataataatgaAGATAAATCGCTGCACGTACCCCAGCATTGGCTAGAGAAAAACGGTATTACCTTTGAAGCAttataa